From Streptomyces sp. GSL17-111, one genomic window encodes:
- a CDS encoding sulfite exporter TauE/SafE family protein: MSVLELTAIAASGVAAGAINAVVGSGTLITFPTLLAFGYPPVLANVSNNVGLVPGVLSAAWGYRRELRGQRRRVLRFGAGSLIGGLIGALLLLKLPPETFQAVVPVLILTACVLVVLQPRLNRWLVSRRPDGADADGGVPLWLGVLGTGVYGGYFGAAQGVLMMGLFGSVLDDDLQRLNAVKNVLSSIVNGVAAVVFIAVTHIDWAAAGAIAVGATVGGTLGARFGRRLPPTALRAVIITVGVIASAALILG; this comes from the coding sequence GTGAGCGTCCTGGAGCTGACGGCCATCGCGGCCTCCGGCGTCGCGGCCGGCGCGATCAACGCCGTGGTCGGCTCCGGCACCCTCATCACCTTCCCCACGCTCCTCGCCTTCGGCTACCCACCGGTGCTCGCCAACGTCTCCAACAACGTCGGCCTGGTGCCGGGCGTCCTGAGCGCCGCCTGGGGCTACCGGCGGGAGCTGCGGGGCCAGCGCCGCCGCGTCCTGCGCTTCGGCGCGGGCTCCCTGATCGGCGGCCTCATCGGGGCGCTGCTCCTGCTGAAGCTGCCGCCCGAGACGTTCCAGGCCGTCGTCCCCGTCCTGATCCTGACGGCCTGCGTGCTCGTCGTGCTCCAACCGCGCCTGAACCGCTGGCTGGTCTCGCGCCGCCCGGACGGCGCGGACGCCGACGGCGGCGTCCCCCTGTGGCTCGGCGTCCTCGGGACCGGCGTGTACGGCGGCTACTTCGGCGCGGCTCAGGGCGTGCTGATGATGGGTCTGTTCGGCAGCGTCCTCGACGACGACCTGCAACGTCTGAACGCCGTGAAGAACGTGCTGTCGTCCATCGTCAACGGCGTCGCGGCGGTCGTCTTCATCGCCGTCACGCACATCGACTGGGCGGCCGCCGGAGCCATCGCCGTCGGCGCGACCGTCGGCGGCACGCTGGGCGCCCGCTTCGGCCGCCGGCTGCCCCCGACGGCCCTGCGCGCGGTCATCATCACCGTCGGCGTCATCGCCTCCGCCGCCCTGATCCTCGGCTAA
- a CDS encoding GNAT family N-acetyltransferase gives MPTISPLSGSDLLTEADALARLLVDVVADGASVGFLAPLPHADARSWWLARADAVATGAALVWVARTPDGRTVGTITLTPGSMPNGRHRADVAKLMVHPDARGRGVARALLTAAEDAGREAGYALLVLDTETGSPAERLYRAAGWTEAGTVPDYAADPAGVLRPTTYYYKRTAS, from the coding sequence GTGCCGACGATCTCGCCGCTGTCCGGGTCGGACCTCCTCACCGAGGCCGACGCCCTCGCCCGTCTCCTGGTCGACGTGGTCGCCGACGGCGCCTCCGTCGGCTTCCTCGCCCCGCTGCCCCACGCCGACGCGCGCTCCTGGTGGCTCGCGCGGGCCGACGCCGTCGCCACCGGCGCAGCCCTCGTCTGGGTGGCCCGGACGCCGGACGGACGCACCGTGGGGACGATCACCCTGACCCCCGGCAGCATGCCCAACGGACGGCACCGCGCCGATGTGGCCAAGCTCATGGTCCACCCGGACGCCCGCGGCCGCGGCGTCGCCCGCGCCCTGCTGACGGCCGCCGAGGACGCCGGCCGCGAGGCCGGGTACGCCCTGCTCGTCCTCGACACCGAGACCGGCAGCCCCGCCGAACGCCTCTACCGGGCCGCCGGCTGGACGGAGGCGGGCACCGTGCCCGACTACGCCGCCGACCCCGCCGGGGTCCTGCGGCCGACCACGTACTACTACAAGCGGACGGCGTCGTGA
- a CDS encoding helix-turn-helix transcriptional regulator: MNLDDLVRLRRARDAMDRDYAEPLDVPALARVALMSPGHFSRSFRAAFGETPYSYLMTRRIERAKALLRRGDLSVTDVCCAVGCTSLGSFSSRFTELVGETPSAYRARDHAEGAAVPACVAKVYTRPVRNGEARTAPPPVA, encoded by the coding sequence GTGAACCTGGACGACCTGGTCCGGCTGCGCCGGGCCCGCGACGCGATGGACCGCGACTACGCGGAGCCGCTCGACGTCCCCGCCCTCGCCCGCGTCGCCCTCATGTCACCGGGCCACTTCTCCCGCAGCTTCCGCGCGGCCTTCGGGGAGACGCCGTACAGCTATCTCATGACCCGCCGCATCGAGCGCGCCAAGGCGCTCCTGCGCCGGGGCGACCTGAGCGTGACCGACGTCTGCTGCGCCGTCGGCTGCACGTCGCTGGGGTCCTTCAGCTCGCGGTTCACCGAGCTGGTGGGGGAGACGCCGAGCGCGTACCGGGCCCGCGACCACGCGGAGGGCGCCGCCGTCCCGGCCTGCGTCGCCAAGGTCTACACACGACCGGTCAGGAACGGAGAAGCACGGACCGCGCCCCCGCCCGTAGCGTGA
- a CDS encoding helix-turn-helix domain-containing protein has product MGNASRAAIISDRRITGLSADVIAEIVAELGPLWHERHQARLTSRPRKRAVGAGAKHRLVFVDRLLATLVHLRHATTHDVLACWFGVERSTITRAVGEVRPLLAERGCTIAPRRAAADSRRGHRPPRCQR; this is encoded by the coding sequence GTGGGGAACGCATCTCGTGCAGCGATCATCAGCGACCGAAGGATCACGGGCCTGTCGGCCGACGTGATCGCTGAAATCGTCGCCGAGTTGGGCCCGTTGTGGCATGAACGGCACCAGGCCAGGCTCACCTCCCGGCCGCGGAAGCGGGCGGTGGGCGCTGGCGCGAAGCACCGGCTGGTCTTCGTCGACCGGCTCCTGGCCACGCTCGTCCACCTCCGTCACGCCACCACGCATGACGTGCTGGCCTGCTGGTTCGGTGTGGAGCGCTCCACCATCACCCGCGCCGTCGGCGAAGTGCGGCCCCTGCTCGCCGAGCGCGGCTGCACCATCGCCCCCCGGCGTGCGGCTGCGGACTCTCGCCGAGGTCATCGACCACCTCGGTGCCAGCGGTAG
- a CDS encoding GntR family transcriptional regulator has translation MAPPVVHSLREQIREHIVEGIVSGRWKPGERIVERRIAVELEVSQTPVREALRELETLRLIESAPNKGVRVRALSAADLEEIYPVRAGLEQMAAELAAPRLARDVSALEPHVAALYEADRAGDGEAQVRHTVAFHRELVRASGNSVLLHTWESLGIEVWTALSIRWLGTVQQSYAEEHDAVVAAFRRADPNVAQLVKEHVLGCAPAPEPHVR, from the coding sequence ATGGCACCGCCCGTCGTCCACTCACTGCGGGAGCAGATCCGCGAGCACATCGTGGAGGGCATCGTCAGTGGCCGGTGGAAGCCGGGCGAGCGGATCGTGGAGCGCCGCATCGCGGTGGAGCTGGAGGTCAGCCAGACGCCCGTGCGGGAGGCGCTGCGCGAGCTGGAGACACTGCGGCTGATCGAGTCGGCGCCGAACAAGGGCGTGCGGGTGCGCGCGCTGTCGGCGGCCGACCTGGAGGAGATCTACCCCGTGCGGGCGGGCCTGGAGCAGATGGCGGCGGAGCTGGCCGCGCCGCGTCTGGCCCGGGACGTCTCGGCCCTGGAGCCGCACGTCGCCGCGCTGTACGAGGCGGACCGGGCGGGCGACGGGGAGGCGCAGGTGCGGCACACCGTCGCCTTCCACCGGGAGCTGGTGCGGGCGTCGGGCAACAGCGTGCTGCTGCACACCTGGGAGTCGCTGGGCATCGAGGTGTGGACCGCGCTGTCGATCCGCTGGCTGGGCACGGTGCAGCAGTCGTACGCCGAGGAGCACGACGCGGTGGTGGCCGCGTTCCGCCGGGCGGACCCGAACGTCGCGCAGCTGGTGAAGGAGCACGTGCTGGGCTGCGCCCCTGCCCCGGAGCCGCACGTCCGCTGA
- the aceE gene encoding pyruvate dehydrogenase (acetyl-transferring), homodimeric type, with product MTRPVRTPASELDQLPDRDPQETAEWRESLDAVAAEAGPQRAAYLVRRTVEHARHSGLAVPSLLETEYVNTIPTAAEPELPGDTEMETRITAWNRWNAAAMVTRGSRYGVGGHIATYASAAWLYETGFQHFFRGKEDPERHGSGDQLYIQGHASPGIYARAFLEGRITEENLDHFRQEAGGKGLPSYPHPRRLPWLWEFPTVSMGLGPLSAVYQARFNRYLEHRGIKDTSRSHVWAFLGDGEMDEPESTAALALAAREQLDNLTFVINCNLQRLDGPVRANFKIVQELEAQFRAAGWNVVKSLWGSAWDELIRLDTTGALLRRLREVPDAQFQTYATRDAAYIREHFFGADPALAELAKRLSDAKIAECFHTSRAGHEPRKVYAAYRAAVEHRGAPTVVLAQTVKGWTLGPGFESRNANHQMKKLSGKEFRAMRDLLELPIPDAKLDDELVPYAHPGADSPEVRYLRERRAELGGPAPARRVHPVALPAPADRPFAALAKGSGNQEIATTMAFVRLVKDLMRDKETGKRWVPIVPDEARTFGMEALFPSAGIYSPLGQTYEPVDRDQLMYYKEAKDGQILNEGITEAGAMADFTAAATSYATHGEPMIPFYIFYSMFGWQRTADQFWALGDQLGRGFVVGATAGRTTLTGEGLQHADGHSHLIAATNPAALNYDPAFAYEIGVIVKDGLRRMYGENPEDVFYYLTVYNEPKPQPAMPEGVEEGIVKGLYRFNRGSVQNPEKPDADVPRVQLLGSGTAIHWVLEAQRLLAEEWGVAADVWSATSWGELRRDALECDAAALRGEERTPYVTRVLQDAPGPVLAVSDWMRQVPDQISQWVPGDYSSLGTDGFGLSDTRENARRHFGVDARSVTVAALARLARRGEVKQETVREAAERYGLA from the coding sequence ATGACCCGTCCCGTACGCACCCCGGCGAGCGAGCTGGACCAGCTCCCCGACCGCGATCCGCAGGAGACCGCCGAATGGCGGGAGTCCCTGGACGCCGTGGCGGCCGAAGCCGGTCCGCAGCGCGCCGCCTACCTGGTGCGCCGGACGGTGGAGCACGCCCGGCACAGCGGCCTCGCCGTGCCGTCACTGCTGGAGACGGAGTACGTCAACACGATCCCCACCGCCGCCGAGCCGGAGCTGCCCGGCGACACGGAGATGGAGACCCGCATCACGGCCTGGAACCGCTGGAACGCCGCCGCCATGGTGACGCGCGGCAGCCGGTACGGCGTCGGCGGCCACATCGCCACCTACGCCTCGGCGGCCTGGCTCTACGAGACGGGCTTCCAGCACTTCTTCCGCGGCAAGGAGGACCCGGAGCGGCACGGCTCCGGTGACCAGCTCTACATCCAGGGCCACGCCTCCCCCGGCATCTACGCCCGCGCCTTCCTGGAGGGCCGGATCACCGAGGAGAACCTGGACCACTTCCGCCAGGAGGCCGGTGGCAAGGGCCTGCCGTCCTACCCGCACCCCCGGCGGCTGCCGTGGCTGTGGGAGTTCCCGACCGTCTCGATGGGCCTCGGTCCGCTTTCGGCCGTCTACCAGGCGCGGTTCAACCGCTACCTGGAGCACCGGGGCATCAAGGACACCAGCCGCAGCCACGTCTGGGCGTTCCTCGGCGACGGCGAGATGGACGAGCCGGAGTCGACGGCCGCCCTCGCGCTCGCCGCCCGCGAGCAGCTCGACAACCTGACCTTCGTCATCAACTGCAACCTCCAGCGCCTCGACGGCCCCGTCCGCGCCAACTTCAAGATCGTGCAGGAGCTGGAGGCCCAGTTCCGCGCGGCGGGCTGGAACGTCGTGAAGTCGCTGTGGGGCTCGGCCTGGGACGAGCTGATCCGGCTCGACACCACCGGTGCGCTGCTGCGCCGCCTGCGCGAGGTGCCGGACGCCCAGTTCCAGACGTACGCCACCCGCGACGCCGCCTACATCCGCGAGCACTTCTTCGGCGCCGATCCGGCCCTCGCCGAGCTGGCGAAGCGGCTGTCGGACGCGAAGATCGCCGAGTGCTTCCACACCTCCCGCGCGGGCCACGAGCCGCGCAAGGTGTACGCGGCCTACCGGGCGGCCGTGGAGCACCGGGGCGCGCCGACCGTCGTCCTGGCCCAGACGGTCAAGGGCTGGACGCTGGGCCCCGGCTTCGAGTCGCGCAACGCCAACCACCAGATGAAGAAGCTCTCCGGCAAGGAGTTCCGCGCCATGCGGGACCTGCTGGAGCTGCCGATCCCGGACGCGAAGCTGGACGACGAGCTGGTGCCCTACGCGCACCCGGGCGCCGACAGCCCCGAGGTGCGCTACCTGCGGGAGCGACGCGCCGAATTGGGCGGCCCGGCACCGGCCCGCAGGGTCCACCCGGTGGCGCTGCCGGCCCCGGCCGACCGCCCCTTCGCCGCGCTCGCCAAGGGCAGCGGCAACCAGGAGATCGCCACCACCATGGCGTTCGTCCGGCTGGTGAAGGACCTGATGCGGGACAAGGAGACCGGCAAGCGCTGGGTGCCGATCGTCCCGGACGAGGCGCGCACCTTCGGCATGGAGGCGCTGTTCCCCTCCGCCGGCATCTACTCACCGCTGGGCCAGACGTACGAGCCGGTCGACCGCGACCAGCTGATGTACTACAAGGAGGCCAAGGACGGGCAGATCCTCAACGAGGGGATCACCGAGGCCGGCGCCATGGCCGACTTCACGGCGGCGGCGACGTCGTACGCCACCCACGGCGAGCCGATGATCCCGTTCTACATCTTCTACTCGATGTTCGGCTGGCAGCGCACCGCCGACCAGTTCTGGGCGCTGGGCGACCAGCTCGGCCGAGGGTTCGTGGTCGGCGCGACGGCGGGCCGCACGACGCTCACGGGCGAGGGCCTCCAGCACGCCGACGGCCACTCGCACCTGATCGCGGCGACGAACCCGGCGGCGCTGAACTACGACCCGGCCTTCGCGTACGAGATCGGCGTCATCGTCAAGGACGGCCTGCGCCGCATGTACGGGGAAAACCCCGAGGACGTCTTCTACTACCTGACGGTCTACAACGAGCCCAAGCCGCAGCCCGCCATGCCCGAGGGGGTCGAGGAGGGCATCGTCAAGGGGCTCTACCGCTTCAACCGGGGAAGCGTCCAGAACCCCGAGAAGCCCGACGCCGACGTTCCGCGCGTCCAGCTGCTCGGCTCGGGCACGGCGATCCACTGGGTCCTGGAGGCGCAGCGGCTGCTGGCCGAGGAGTGGGGCGTCGCGGCGGACGTGTGGTCGGCGACGTCGTGGGGCGAGCTGCGCCGCGACGCGCTGGAGTGCGACGCCGCCGCGCTGCGCGGCGAGGAGCGCACCCCGTACGTCACGCGGGTCCTGCAGGACGCGCCGGGGCCGGTACTGGCGGTCAGCGACTGGATGCGGCAGGTGCCGGACCAGATCAGCCAGTGGGTGCCGGGCGACTACTCCTCGCTGGGCACGGACGGCTTCGGCCTGTCCGACACGCGGGAGAACGCCCGCCGGCACTTCGGCGTGGACGCGCGGTCCGTCACCGTCGCGGCGCTGGCGCGGCTGGCCCGGCGCGGTGAGGTGAAGCAGGAGACCGTCCGCGAGGCCGCCGAACGCTACGGCCTGGCCTGA
- a CDS encoding VOC family protein produces MEINLSQCFIAVDDHDKALAFYRDALGLEVRGDVGFEGMRWVTLGAPTQPDVSIVLEPPVADPNASPDDRRAMAELLAKGLLRAVIFATDDCDATFERLRAAGADVLQEPVDQPYGVRDCAFRDPAGNMVRFSQSGGR; encoded by the coding sequence ATGGAGATCAACCTTTCGCAGTGCTTCATCGCCGTCGACGACCACGACAAGGCGCTCGCCTTCTACCGGGACGCCCTCGGGCTGGAGGTCCGGGGCGACGTCGGGTTCGAGGGAATGCGCTGGGTGACCCTCGGGGCACCCACGCAGCCCGACGTCAGCATCGTGCTCGAACCGCCGGTGGCCGACCCGAACGCCTCGCCCGACGACCGGCGGGCCATGGCCGAACTGCTGGCCAAGGGCCTCCTGCGCGCCGTCATCTTCGCCACCGACGACTGCGACGCGACGTTCGAACGCCTCCGCGCCGCCGGCGCCGACGTGCTCCAGGAGCCGGTCGACCAGCCCTACGGCGTCCGGGACTGCGCCTTCCGCGACCCCGCCGGGAACATGGTGCGCTTCAGTCAGTCAGGCGGACGCTGA
- a CDS encoding transposase family protein encodes MRLRTLAEVIDHLGASGRTGIIDGTEIRVRRPAAGRRDRDKFISGKTRQNAVKTMVVTDASGRMLFCSPTRPGSCADITHARQLGLARLLADGSAVEILTDAGYQGLGAQTGGRVVTPPHRKFKKNAPDWYEEMYQRQRTAHSSRRIRVEHGIAHLKNWRALARREHISDTVQAVAGLLSHQQTADLTPTRQR; translated from the coding sequence GTGCGGCTGCGGACTCTCGCCGAGGTCATCGACCACCTCGGTGCCAGCGGTAGGACCGGGATCATCGATGGCACCGAGATCCGCGTCCGGCGCCCGGCCGCCGGACGCAGGGACCGGGACAAATTCATCTCCGGCAAGACCAGGCAGAACGCCGTCAAGACCATGGTCGTCACCGACGCCAGCGGCCGGATGCTGTTCTGCAGCCCGACCCGGCCGGGCAGCTGCGCGGACATCACCCACGCCCGCCAGCTGGGGCTGGCCAGGCTCCTGGCCGACGGGTCGGCCGTGGAGATCCTCACCGACGCCGGATACCAGGGCCTGGGCGCGCAGACCGGCGGACGGGTCGTGACACCACCGCACCGGAAGTTCAAGAAGAACGCTCCCGACTGGTACGAGGAGATGTACCAGCGGCAGCGCACGGCGCACTCCTCGCGGCGCATCCGCGTCGAGCACGGCATCGCCCATCTGAAGAACTGGCGCGCCCTGGCCCGCCGCGAGCACATCAGCGACACCGTCCAAGCCGTCGCCGGCCTCCTCTCCCACCAGCAAACCGCGGACCTGACGCCGACACGACAGAGGTGA
- a CDS encoding excinuclease ABC subunit UvrA: MSRSTTPDTSTPPARAADRHDLIRVQGVRENNLKDISVEIPKRRLTVFTGVSGSGKSSLVFDTIAAESQRLINETYSAFVQGFMPTLARPEADVLDGLTTAIIVDQQRIGADPRSTVGTSTDANAMLRILFSRLGRPHIGSPNAYSFNVPSVRASGAVTVERGDARTVKQTYSRTGGMCPHCEGRGTVTDIDLGQLYDDSKSIAEGAFTIPGWKSDSWWTVRIYAESGFLDPNKPIREFTEREMRDFLHREPTKVKVEGVNLTYEGLIPKLRKSMLSKDREAMQPHIRAFVDRAVTFTACPECDGTRLSEGARSSKIRGLSIADACALQIDDLADWVRGLDEPSVAPLLTTLQRTLDSFTEIGLGYLSLDRPSGTLSGGEAQRVKMIRHLGSSLTDVTYVFDEPTVGLHPHDIQRMNDLLLRLRDKGNTVLVVEHKPETIAIADHVVDLGPGAGTEGGTVCFEGTVEGLRTGGTLTGRHFDDRAALKETVRKPTGTLPIRGADRHNLHDVDVDVPLGVLVVVTGVAGSGKSSLVHGSIPAGEGVVSVDQSPIRGSRRSNPATYTGLLEPIRKAFAKANGVKPGLFSANSEGACPNCNGAGVVYTDLAMMAGVATTCEECEGRRFDASVLEYHLGGRDISEVLAMSVAEAEEFFAAGPARTPAAHKVLTRLADVGLGYLGLGQPLTTLSGGERQRLKLATHMADKGGVHVLDEPTTGLHLADVEQLLGLLDRLVDAGKSVIVIEHHQAVMAHADWIIDLGPGAGHDGGRVVFEGTPADLVADRSTLTGEHLAAYVGG; this comes from the coding sequence ATGAGCAGGTCCACGACGCCGGACACGTCGACGCCCCCGGCGCGGGCGGCCGACCGCCACGATCTGATCCGCGTGCAGGGCGTGCGCGAGAACAACCTCAAGGACATCAGCGTCGAGATCCCCAAACGCCGGCTCACGGTGTTCACCGGTGTCTCCGGCTCGGGCAAGAGCTCGCTGGTCTTCGACACCATCGCCGCCGAGTCCCAGCGTCTGATCAACGAGACCTACAGCGCCTTCGTCCAGGGCTTCATGCCGACCCTCGCCCGGCCGGAGGCCGACGTCCTCGACGGACTGACCACCGCGATCATCGTCGACCAGCAGCGGATCGGCGCCGACCCCCGGTCCACGGTCGGCACCTCCACCGACGCCAACGCGATGCTGCGCATCCTCTTCAGCCGGCTCGGCCGGCCGCACATCGGCTCACCCAACGCGTACTCCTTCAACGTTCCCTCGGTCCGGGCGAGCGGAGCCGTCACCGTCGAACGCGGGGACGCCAGGACCGTCAAGCAGACCTACAGCCGCACCGGGGGCATGTGCCCGCACTGCGAGGGCCGGGGCACCGTCACCGACATCGACCTCGGCCAGCTCTACGACGACTCCAAGTCGATCGCCGAGGGCGCGTTCACCATCCCCGGCTGGAAGTCGGACAGTTGGTGGACCGTGCGCATCTACGCCGAGTCCGGGTTCCTCGATCCGAACAAGCCGATCCGCGAGTTCACCGAGCGGGAGATGCGGGACTTCCTCCACCGCGAGCCGACCAAGGTGAAGGTCGAGGGCGTGAACCTCACCTACGAGGGACTGATCCCCAAACTGCGCAAGTCGATGCTGTCCAAGGACCGGGAGGCGATGCAGCCCCACATCCGCGCCTTCGTCGACCGCGCCGTCACCTTCACCGCCTGCCCCGAGTGCGACGGCACCCGGCTGAGCGAGGGCGCCCGCTCCTCGAAGATCCGGGGCCTCAGCATCGCCGACGCCTGCGCCCTGCAGATCGACGACCTGGCCGACTGGGTGCGCGGCCTCGACGAGCCGTCGGTGGCACCGCTGCTCACCACCCTCCAGCGCACGCTCGACTCCTTCACCGAGATCGGCCTCGGCTACCTCTCCCTCGACCGGCCCTCGGGGACGCTCTCCGGCGGCGAGGCGCAACGCGTCAAGATGATCCGCCACCTCGGCTCCTCGCTCACCGACGTCACCTACGTCTTCGACGAGCCGACCGTCGGCCTGCACCCGCACGACATCCAGCGGATGAACGACCTGCTGCTGCGGCTGCGGGACAAGGGCAACACGGTGCTCGTCGTGGAGCACAAGCCGGAGACCATCGCGATCGCCGACCACGTCGTCGACCTCGGCCCCGGCGCGGGGACCGAGGGCGGCACCGTCTGCTTCGAGGGCACCGTCGAGGGGCTGCGCACCGGCGGCACCCTCACCGGCCGCCACTTCGACGACCGGGCCGCCCTCAAGGAGACCGTCCGCAAGCCCACCGGCACGCTGCCCATCCGGGGCGCCGACCGGCACAACCTGCACGACGTGGACGTGGACGTCCCGCTCGGGGTGCTCGTCGTCGTCACCGGCGTCGCGGGCTCGGGGAAGAGCTCCCTCGTGCACGGCTCGATCCCCGCCGGCGAGGGCGTGGTCTCGGTCGACCAGAGCCCCATCCGCGGCTCGCGGCGGAGCAACCCGGCGACCTACACCGGGCTGCTCGAACCCATTCGCAAGGCCTTCGCCAAGGCCAACGGCGTCAAGCCCGGGCTGTTCAGCGCCAACTCCGAGGGCGCCTGCCCGAACTGCAACGGCGCCGGCGTCGTCTACACCGACCTGGCGATGATGGCCGGAGTGGCGACCACCTGCGAGGAGTGCGAGGGCCGGCGCTTCGACGCCTCCGTGCTGGAGTACCACCTCGGCGGACGTGACATCAGCGAGGTGCTCGCGATGTCGGTGGCCGAGGCGGAGGAGTTCTTCGCCGCAGGTCCGGCGCGGACGCCGGCCGCCCACAAGGTCCTCACCCGGCTCGCCGACGTCGGCCTCGGCTACCTGGGGCTCGGCCAGCCGCTGACCACCCTCTCCGGCGGCGAGCGGCAGCGGCTCAAGCTCGCCACGCACATGGCCGACAAGGGCGGCGTCCACGTGCTCGACGAGCCGACCACCGGGCTCCACCTCGCGGACGTCGAACAGCTCCTCGGCCTGCTCGACCGGCTCGTCGACGCGGGCAAGTCCGTCATCGTCATCGAACACCACCAGGCCGTCATGGCCCACGCCGACTGGATCATCGACCTCGGCCCCGGCGCGGGCCACGACGGCGGCCGGGTCGTCTTCGAGGGCACGCCCGCCGACCTCGTCGCCGACCGCTCCACCCTCACCGGCGAGCACCTGGCCGCCTACGTCGGCGGCTGA